The following coding sequences are from one Caldilineales bacterium window:
- a CDS encoding class I SAM-dependent methyltransferase — protein AARTPEELAIIDVDDPLHPEVTFARPLAPSPAPSSPRPPPRPLARPRPLARPRPLARCSRTMKTPATTQKLRGGYYTPAPIARFLAEWAIPSAATTVLEPSCGDGNILEAAVATLLARGATPSFAAGQIQGVEFDGHEAEKAIQRLAEWGVEASDHVHVGDFFAYCQENLLMPVRFDAILGNPPFIRYQNFQEAHRAIAFRLMEHVGLKPTRLTNAWAPFLVASTLMLSEHGGRIAMVIPAELMQVGYAAELRQFLSNFYSRITLITFKKLLFDDVQQEVVLFLGERNGNERTGIRTIELQGADELARHEYTEFLARDLKTMDHSQEKWTQYFLDQDEIDLLRDLRRDRCVTVAGNVIEVDVGIVTGLNEFFVMTQGQAAAQQLECYTWPIVTRSGHLTGIRFADDDLASNTARGLPTLLLNAPNTPPSSLPEAVKRYVDWGEAKDFHTGYKCRIRERWYVVPSLWTPDAFMLRQIHGYPKIILNQTQATSTDTIHRVRFVTALPKEQITTAFINSLTFCSAEITGRSYGGGVLELEPREAEKLLIPLLGAENVSFSEIHEMLANGEVEKALDINDEILLVQGLGLARRDVRQLRSSWCKLRDRRINRNHN, from the coding sequence GCGGCCCGGACGCCGGAGGAACTCGCCATCATCGACGTCGACGATCCGCTGCACCCCGAGGTCACCTTCGCCCGCCCCCTCGCCCCCTCGCCCGCCCCCTCGTCCCCTCGCCCGCCCCCTCGTCCCCTCGCCCGCCCTCGTCCCCTCGCCCGCCCTCGTCCCCTCGCCCGTTGTTCGAGAACCATGAAGACGCCCGCCACCACCCAGAAACTGCGCGGGGGCTACTACACCCCGGCGCCGATTGCGCGTTTCCTGGCCGAGTGGGCGATCCCAAGCGCCGCCACAACGGTGTTGGAGCCAAGTTGCGGCGACGGCAACATCCTTGAGGCGGCGGTCGCGACCTTGTTGGCTCGCGGGGCCACCCCGTCGTTTGCGGCAGGGCAGATCCAGGGCGTGGAATTCGATGGCCATGAAGCCGAGAAAGCAATCCAGCGCCTGGCAGAATGGGGGGTGGAGGCATCGGATCACGTTCATGTCGGCGATTTCTTTGCCTACTGCCAGGAAAATCTGCTCATGCCGGTGCGCTTCGACGCCATCCTCGGCAACCCTCCCTTCATCCGCTACCAGAACTTCCAGGAGGCCCATCGCGCCATCGCCTTTCGGCTCATGGAACATGTCGGGCTGAAACCCACCCGCCTGACGAATGCCTGGGCGCCCTTCCTGGTGGCTTCCACCCTCATGTTGAGCGAGCACGGCGGCAGGATCGCCATGGTCATCCCGGCGGAGCTGATGCAAGTCGGTTACGCCGCCGAACTGCGCCAGTTTCTGAGCAATTTCTACAGCCGGATCACCCTCATCACCTTCAAAAAACTTCTGTTCGACGACGTCCAACAAGAAGTGGTGCTTTTTTTGGGTGAACGCAACGGCAATGAACGCACAGGGATCAGGACGATTGAGCTTCAGGGCGCCGACGAATTGGCAAGACACGAATACACCGAATTCCTGGCGCGTGATCTGAAGACGATGGATCACTCGCAGGAGAAGTGGACACAGTATTTTCTCGATCAAGATGAGATCGACCTGTTGCGCGACCTGCGTCGCGACAGGTGCGTGACCGTTGCCGGCAATGTCATCGAGGTCGATGTGGGCATCGTCACGGGTCTGAATGAGTTCTTCGTGATGACGCAAGGCCAGGCGGCCGCACAGCAACTGGAGTGCTACACCTGGCCCATTGTCACGCGTTCTGGCCACCTGACGGGCATCCGATTTGCCGACGACGATCTCGCCAGTAACACTGCCAGAGGACTTCCCACCCTGCTCCTGAATGCTCCCAATACGCCGCCATCTTCGTTGCCAGAGGCGGTGAAACGTTACGTCGATTGGGGGGAGGCCAAGGACTTTCATACCGGCTACAAGTGTCGCATTCGAGAACGATGGTATGTCGTGCCTTCGCTCTGGACGCCTGATGCCTTCATGCTCCGCCAGATTCACGGCTACCCGAAGATCATCCTCAACCAGACGCAGGCGACATCGACGGACACGATCCATCGGGTCAGGTTTGTCACGGCTCTGCCCAAGGAACAGATCACAACCGCCTTCATCAACTCGCTCACCTTTTGCTCGGCTGAAATCACCGGCCGCAGCTATGGTGGGGGGGTGCTCGAGCTGGAGCCAAGAGAGGCCGAGAAACTCCTGATTCCCCTTCTCGGTGCAGAGAATGTGAGTTTTTCAGAGATACATGAGATGCTCGCCAATGGCGAAGTAGAGAAGGCGCTTGACATCAATGATGAAATCCTCCTTGTGCAAGGACTGGGGCTTGCCCGCCGAGATGTCAGGCAACTGCGCTCTTCCTGGTGTAAACTGCGCGATCGCAGAATCAACAGAAATCACAATTGA
- the tmk gene encoding dTMP kinase: MAFITFEGIEGSGKTTQVNLALDWLRDRVDNVLHTREPGGTAIGNRIRAILLDPIHAEMAAEAEILLYSAARAQIVRQVIRPHLEEGGIVICDRFYDSTLAYQGYGRGLSLPDLRHITAFATGGLTPDLTLYLDLAVEAGLRRKAQTPEEWNRLEAQPLDFHQRVRAGYLALAAAEPERWRVIDADRPVEVVQEEIRWILGDALAAGVRRET; the protein is encoded by the coding sequence ATGGCATTCATCACCTTCGAAGGCATCGAGGGCAGCGGCAAGACGACGCAGGTCAACCTGGCGCTCGACTGGCTGCGCGACCGTGTAGACAATGTATTGCACACGCGCGAACCGGGCGGCACCGCCATCGGCAACCGCATCCGCGCTATCCTGCTCGACCCCATCCATGCTGAGATGGCGGCCGAAGCTGAAATCCTCCTCTATTCCGCCGCTCGCGCCCAGATCGTCCGCCAGGTCATCCGCCCGCACCTGGAAGAAGGCGGGATCGTGATCTGCGACCGCTTCTACGATAGCACGCTGGCCTACCAGGGCTATGGCCGTGGCCTCTCCTTGCCCGACCTGCGCCACATCACCGCCTTCGCCACCGGCGGCCTGACCCCCGACCTCACGCTCTACCTCGACCTGGCGGTAGAGGCCGGGCTGCGGCGCAAGGCGCAAACACCCGAGGAATGGAATCGCCTCGAGGCGCAACCGCTCGATTTTCACCAGCGGGTGCGGGCGGGCTATCTGGCGCTGGCTGCGGCCGAGCCAGAACGCTGGCGGGTGATCGATGCCGACCGGCCGGTGGAGGTCGTCCAGGAGGAGATCAGGTGGATCCTGGGGGACGCGCTGGCTGCTGGTGTGAGGCGTGAAACGTGA
- a CDS encoding transglutaminase-like domain-containing protein: MLLLALAVALMAVACSRPAANPTPTPCADPTTRPDAQFCGPDEAGGLPDSSSPFPGSEDSVTYAITETLRVVNKGPGAPDKQNLWVALIAEAEPHQRVEAMTIAPATYTLVTDEYGNRYAEFDFSGQPAGQTIPISIAYRVVVDEATADLTSCTGPLPAEFTQPELHIESDNPQITALAAELAQGKATACDKVRAFYDYIGSHLVYSYNGRNWGAQAALGEMGADCSEYSDLLIALSRAAGIPARYLEGLAWFPHDASALARTEHAWVEVFLPGSGWTPIDPTLGRSSLTRAAYFAHLPPDHILITRGRNPSTLRGASYFTHLYWPGKSADIRIEDFGWEIRPVE; the protein is encoded by the coding sequence ATGCTTCTGCTTGCCCTGGCTGTGGCGTTGATGGCGGTCGCCTGTAGTCGCCCGGCCGCCAACCCCACCCCTACCCCTTGCGCCGACCCGACCACCCGGCCTGACGCCCAGTTCTGCGGCCCCGACGAGGCCGGCGGTCTGCCAGACTCATCGTCGCCGTTTCCAGGGTCAGAGGACAGCGTCACCTATGCCATCACCGAGACGCTGCGGGTGGTGAACAAGGGGCCGGGCGCGCCCGACAAGCAGAACCTGTGGGTCGCCCTCATCGCCGAGGCCGAACCCCACCAGCGGGTGGAAGCGATGACCATCGCTCCCGCCACTTACACGCTCGTGACCGACGAATACGGCAATCGCTACGCCGAATTCGACTTCTCGGGCCAACCGGCCGGCCAGACCATCCCGATCAGCATCGCTTATCGGGTGGTGGTGGATGAGGCGACCGCCGATCTGACTTCGTGCACCGGTCCTCTTCCGGCCGAATTCACCCAACCCGAACTGCACATCGAATCTGACAACCCCCAGATTACAGCCCTGGCTGCCGAGCTGGCCCAGGGCAAGGCCACGGCCTGCGACAAAGTTCGCGCCTTTTACGATTACATCGGCAGCCACCTGGTCTACAGCTACAACGGTCGCAACTGGGGGGCGCAGGCGGCACTGGGCGAGATGGGCGCCGACTGCAGCGAATACTCAGACCTGCTCATCGCCCTCAGCCGGGCGGCCGGCATCCCCGCCCGCTACCTCGAAGGCCTGGCCTGGTTCCCCCACGATGCCAGCGCCCTCGCTCGCACCGAACATGCCTGGGTCGAGGTCTTCCTGCCCGGCTCCGGCTGGACGCCCATCGACCCTACCCTCGGCCGCTCCTCGCTCACCCGCGCCGCCTACTTCGCCCACCTCCCCCCCGACCACATCCTCATCACCCGTGGCCGCAACCCCTCCACCCTGCGCGGGGCCAGCTACTTCACCCATCTCTACTGGCCGGGCAAAAGCGCCGACATCCGGATCGAGGATTTTGGTTGGGAGATCAGGCCGGTGGAGTAA
- a CDS encoding ABC transporter permease, with product MSTGADSTTRPTPPYKPQFTLRSFLARSGTQVGILGVFLALWLVFILGAPETFLSSRIYQAFMTTVPFFGVIALPLTMLVIAGEMDLSFPSIMAVSFVGFLFVWNATQIAFLAFAAAIVVGILVGALNGAIVVRLGIPSLVATIGTQFFWRGASIVLRNGKGQPLLDLRDTFLYQLLVGKTLFGIPNQFFWMLLVGVACWVVLNRTRLGAHIYLIGDNEDSARLMGVNASRTRMLTFIIVGAAAAFGGVLASFQVANFFPSLGEGYLLSTLASVFLGGTSVFGGVGTIFGTFLGSYIIGAIQAAIVAMGLTGFWTELIYGLIIILSVSMHAVLRRRAG from the coding sequence ATGTCAACAGGAGCAGACTCAACCACCCGCCCCACGCCGCCGTACAAACCCCAATTCACCCTACGCTCCTTTCTGGCCCGCAGCGGCACCCAGGTGGGCATTCTGGGCGTCTTCCTGGCCTTGTGGCTCGTCTTCATCCTGGGCGCGCCCGAGACCTTCCTCTCATCGCGCATCTATCAGGCCTTTATGACGACGGTGCCGTTTTTCGGCGTCATCGCCCTGCCCCTGACGATGCTGGTGATCGCCGGCGAGATGGACTTGTCGTTCCCGTCGATCATGGCCGTCAGCTTCGTGGGCTTCTTGTTCGTCTGGAATGCCACTCAGATCGCCTTCCTGGCCTTTGCCGCGGCCATCGTCGTGGGCATCCTGGTCGGGGCGCTGAACGGCGCCATCGTCGTGCGGTTGGGCATCCCATCGCTGGTAGCCACCATCGGCACGCAGTTTTTCTGGCGGGGGGCCAGCATCGTGCTGCGAAACGGCAAGGGCCAGCCGCTGCTCGATCTGCGCGACACCTTCCTGTACCAACTGTTGGTGGGCAAGACGCTGTTCGGCATCCCCAACCAGTTCTTCTGGATGCTGCTGGTGGGCGTCGCCTGTTGGGTTGTGCTCAACCGCACCCGCCTGGGCGCCCACATCTATCTGATTGGCGACAACGAGGACAGCGCCAGGCTGATGGGCGTGAATGCCAGCCGGACGCGGATGCTGACCTTCATCATCGTCGGCGCGGCGGCGGCTTTTGGCGGTGTGCTGGCCAGTTTTCAAGTCGCCAATTTCTTCCCCTCTCTGGGCGAGGGCTATTTGCTCTCGACCCTGGCCTCGGTTTTCCTGGGCGGCACCTCGGTGTTTGGCGGCGTGGGCACCATCTTTGGCACCTTCCTGGGCAGCTACATCATCGGCGCCATCCAGGCCGCCATTGTGGCCATGGGGCTGACCGGGTTCTGGACGGAACTGATCTACGGTCTCATCATCATCCTGTCGGTGTCGATGCACGCCGTCCTGCGCCGGCGCGCGGGGTGA
- a CDS encoding ATP-binding cassette domain-containing protein, with protein sequence MTDDYRLELRHVSKSFGEVHSLRDINFRLGRNEVVGLVGDNGAGKSTLIKIITGYHQPNEGEMYFNGQKIDHLTVPRARALGVETVYQERALAELQTLWRNIFLGRELKNRFGLLDVARMRQETYRLMTESMGFTSSAVTPDSPIRRFSGGEKQGVAIVRALYFNADIIILDEPTMGLSLHETRKLLDFVRGIKRAGKSAIFIDHNILHVHSVVDRVVVLDRGHIAGEFSTGDISLDDLMEKMYRVAETGSLE encoded by the coding sequence ATGACTGATGACTATCGCCTGGAATTACGCCATGTCTCGAAATCCTTTGGCGAGGTGCATTCGCTCAGGGATATCAACTTCCGTTTGGGCCGCAACGAGGTGGTGGGACTGGTGGGGGACAATGGCGCCGGCAAATCGACGCTGATCAAGATCATCACCGGCTACCACCAGCCGAACGAAGGCGAAATGTACTTCAACGGGCAAAAGATCGACCATCTCACCGTGCCCAGGGCGCGGGCCTTGGGGGTGGAGACGGTGTATCAGGAGCGCGCCCTGGCCGAATTGCAGACGCTTTGGCGCAATATCTTCTTAGGGCGCGAGCTAAAGAATCGTTTTGGTCTGCTCGACGTGGCCAGGATGCGGCAGGAGACCTACCGGCTGATGACCGAATCGATGGGCTTTACCTCCTCTGCCGTCACGCCCGACTCGCCCATCCGCCGCTTTTCGGGCGGCGAGAAGCAAGGGGTGGCCATCGTGCGGGCGCTGTATTTCAACGCCGACATCATCATCCTGGACGAACCGACCATGGGCCTCTCGTTGCACGAGACGCGCAAGCTGCTCGATTTCGTGCGCGGGATCAAGCGGGCGGGAAAGTCGGCGATTTTCATCGATCACAACATTTTGCACGTGCATTCGGTGGTCGATCGGGTGGTCGTATTGGATCGCGGCCATATCGCGGGCGAGTTCTCCACCGGCGACATCAGCCTGGATGACCTGATGGAGAAGATGTATCGCGTTGCCGAGACCGGCAGCCTGGAGTAA
- a CDS encoding substrate-binding domain-containing protein, giving the protein MLASCAAQPTQAPAATQAPAATEAPAVVQATEAPTAAPTEEVATVAPAETSGPAPAAEGKWCSGVKIVFFPGGSPGGPFETVVYNGAVAAAADLGPTVDYVWSDWDPAKMVTQLGEAIATKPDGIGIMGHPGDDAYAPLVEEAEKSGIIVTSSNTTLPKLEAQYKSNGFGYVGAELYSAGHALGMEAVARGGLKAGDRALVWGLLSQPGRGERTRGVKEALEEAGLKVDYLEIDDATNADPAAGLATFAGYVSSNPDVKLVITDHGNLTASQQALLEAANLDPANVYTAGFDLSAATVEAIKAGYTDLVIDQQQWLQGYLSILQLCLSKKFLFTGLHIDTGAGFAHKDNVDLLADLVGKQIR; this is encoded by the coding sequence ATGCTGGCGTCCTGCGCGGCCCAACCCACCCAGGCGCCTGCCGCCACCCAAGCGCCCGCGGCCACCGAAGCCCCGGCTGTCGTTCAGGCGACCGAAGCTCCCACCGCCGCTCCGACCGAAGAAGTCGCCACCGTCGCCCCTGCCGAGACCAGCGGCCCCGCCCCTGCGGCTGAGGGCAAGTGGTGCAGCGGCGTCAAGATCGTCTTCTTCCCTGGCGGTTCGCCCGGCGGCCCCTTCGAGACCGTCGTTTATAATGGCGCCGTGGCGGCAGCGGCCGACCTTGGTCCGACCGTAGACTATGTCTGGTCCGATTGGGATCCCGCCAAGATGGTTACACAGTTGGGCGAGGCTATCGCCACCAAGCCGGATGGCATCGGCATCATGGGCCATCCTGGCGACGACGCCTACGCACCCCTGGTCGAGGAAGCCGAGAAGTCCGGCATCATCGTCACCAGCTCGAACACCACCCTGCCCAAGCTGGAAGCCCAGTACAAAAGCAACGGCTTCGGCTATGTAGGGGCCGAGCTATACAGCGCCGGCCATGCCCTGGGTATGGAAGCCGTAGCGCGCGGCGGGCTGAAAGCGGGCGACCGCGCCCTGGTCTGGGGATTGCTGTCGCAGCCGGGCCGCGGCGAGCGCACTAGGGGCGTGAAGGAGGCCCTGGAAGAAGCCGGTCTCAAAGTCGATTATCTGGAAATAGACGACGCCACCAACGCCGACCCGGCCGCCGGCCTGGCTACCTTCGCCGGCTATGTCTCGTCCAACCCGGATGTCAAGCTGGTCATCACCGACCACGGCAACCTCACCGCTTCGCAGCAGGCCCTGCTCGAAGCCGCCAATCTCGACCCGGCCAACGTCTACACCGCTGGGTTCGACCTCTCGGCCGCCACAGTCGAAGCGATCAAGGCCGGATACACCGACCTGGTGATCGACCAGCAGCAATGGCTTCAGGGCTACCTGTCCATCCTGCAACTCTGCCTGAGCAAGAAGTTCTTGTTCACCGGCCTGCATATCGACACCGGCGCCGGCTTTGCCCACAAGGACAACGTCGACCTCTTGGCCGACCTGGTGGGCAAGCAGATCCGCTAG
- a CDS encoding HAD family phosphatase — MASDRRFGVLWDMDGVLVDTGPTHYRAWVLTLADYGLTMSEEFFRSTFGMTNTNLLPLLLAERSTPELVQAISDRKEALFRQMMAGQARPLPGVEHWLESLRALGARQAVASSAPTQNLDVMLAGLGVRPWFDAVISGDGMPGKPAPDVFLKAAEAIDLRPERCVVIEDAINGVAGAKNAGMKCIAVTTTNPAAALAQADVVVDSLADLSPTIVEGLLGV; from the coding sequence ATGGCCAGTGACCGGCGTTTCGGCGTCCTTTGGGACATGGACGGCGTGCTTGTCGATACCGGCCCGACCCACTACCGCGCCTGGGTGTTGACGCTGGCCGATTATGGCCTTACCATGAGCGAGGAGTTCTTTCGCTCCACCTTTGGCATGACCAACACCAATCTGCTGCCCTTGCTGCTGGCCGAGCGCAGCACGCCGGAGTTGGTGCAGGCCATTAGCGACCGCAAGGAGGCATTATTCCGCCAGATGATGGCCGGCCAGGCGCGCCCATTACCGGGCGTGGAACACTGGTTGGAGAGCCTGCGGGCGCTGGGGGCCAGACAGGCGGTCGCCTCCTCCGCCCCTACCCAGAACCTCGATGTCATGCTCGCCGGCCTCGGCGTCCGGCCCTGGTTCGATGCCGTCATCTCTGGCGACGGCATGCCCGGCAAACCCGCCCCCGATGTCTTCCTGAAAGCGGCGGAGGCCATCGACCTGCGGCCCGAACGCTGCGTGGTGATCGAAGACGCCATCAACGGCGTGGCCGGGGCCAAGAACGCCGGCATGAAGTGCATCGCCGTCACCACCACCAACCCCGCCGCCGCCCTGGCCCAGGCCGATGTCGTGGTCGATAGCCTGGCAGATCTGTCGCCAACTATCGTCGAGGGTCTGCTGGGGGTGTAG
- a CDS encoding L-ribulose-5-phosphate 4-epimerase: MLETIREELWRLHLELPKNNLVAWTSGNVSARDPATGLVAIKPSGVKYEDLRPEHMVILDLQGRCVEGSLKPSSDTASHLYIYRRRPDVGGIVHTHSGYATAFAALGRPIPCYLTAMADEFGGPIPCGGFALIGGEEIGRVVIEAIGRSPAVLLKNHGVFTIGPTAEAALKAAVMVEDVARTTWLALQLGQPDEIPAEDVAKLHHRYTHVYGQ; the protein is encoded by the coding sequence TTGCTAGAAACTATCCGCGAAGAACTCTGGCGGTTGCACCTGGAACTGCCCAAGAACAACCTGGTGGCGTGGACGAGCGGCAATGTCAGCGCCCGCGACCCTGCCACCGGGCTGGTGGCGATCAAGCCGTCGGGCGTGAAGTACGAAGACCTGCGGCCGGAACACATGGTCATCCTCGACCTCCAGGGCCGCTGCGTCGAAGGCAGCCTCAAGCCCTCGTCCGACACCGCCAGCCATCTCTACATCTACCGCCGGCGCCCGGACGTGGGCGGCATCGTCCACACCCATTCTGGCTATGCCACCGCCTTCGCCGCCCTGGGCCGGCCCATCCCCTGCTACCTGACGGCGATGGCCGACGAGTTCGGCGGGCCGATCCCGTGCGGCGGCTTCGCCCTCATCGGCGGCGAGGAGATCGGCCGGGTGGTGATCGAGGCCATCGGCAGATCCCCGGCCGTCCTGCTCAAGAACCATGGCGTCTTCACCATTGGCCCCACCGCCGAAGCGGCGCTCAAGGCGGCAGTCATGGTCGAGGATGTGGCCCGCACCACCTGGCTGGCGCTCCAACTCGGCCAGCCGGACGAAATCCCGGCGGAGGATGTGGCCAAATTGCACCATCGTTACACGCACGTCTATGGCCAGTGA
- the araB gene encoding ribulokinase: MSKPKYAIGIDFGTESGRAALVDVADGWVLASAVHPYANGVIDEKLPGSDIRLEPDWALQDPNDYLEVFKRAIPAVLKESGVDPQDVIGIGIDFTACTMLPTQADGTPLCFLPEFRGKPNAWVKLWKHHAAQPEANKLNERARAAGFGAILDRYGGKISSEWFFPKAWQILDEAPEVYAAADRLIEGADWVVWQLTGVETRNSCTAGYKAMWSKGDGFPPNAFFRALDPRLEHIVDEKMSRDISPLGARAGGLTTEAAGWTGLLPGTAVAVANVDAHVAVPAATVTEPGRMVIIMGTSNCHMVLGENEVTVPGMCGVVQDGIIAGLPGFEAGQSCVGDHFAWFVENCVPAAYEREAADRELNVHELLEEKAAKLKPGESGLLALDWWNGNRSVLVDVDLTGLLLGATLLTKPEEIYRALIEATAYGTRMILETFKANGVPVHEIIATGGLPNRNRLLMQIYADVCGIPIYVAEAEQIGALGSAMHGAVAAGRAAGGYDDITEATKKMARLRKEHYEPNAANHATYDRLYAEYATLHDYFGRGANDVMKRLKALKAEMRK; encoded by the coding sequence ATGAGCAAACCCAAATACGCCATTGGCATCGATTTTGGCACCGAATCCGGGCGAGCGGCGCTGGTGGATGTCGCCGATGGCTGGGTGCTGGCCAGCGCCGTCCATCCCTACGCCAACGGCGTCATCGACGAGAAACTGCCCGGCTCGGACATCCGCCTGGAGCCGGACTGGGCCTTGCAAGACCCCAACGACTATCTCGAAGTCTTCAAGCGCGCCATCCCGGCTGTGCTGAAAGAGAGCGGCGTCGATCCGCAGGATGTGATCGGCATCGGCATCGACTTCACCGCCTGCACCATGTTGCCCACCCAGGCCGATGGCACGCCCCTCTGTTTCCTGCCCGAATTCCGGGGCAAGCCCAACGCCTGGGTCAAGCTCTGGAAGCATCACGCCGCCCAGCCCGAGGCCAACAAGCTGAACGAGCGAGCGCGGGCGGCCGGGTTTGGCGCCATCCTCGACCGCTACGGCGGCAAGATCAGCTCGGAATGGTTCTTCCCCAAAGCCTGGCAGATCCTGGACGAGGCCCCGGAGGTCTATGCGGCGGCCGATCGGCTGATCGAAGGCGCCGACTGGGTGGTGTGGCAACTGACGGGCGTGGAGACGCGCAACTCCTGCACCGCCGGCTACAAGGCCATGTGGTCGAAGGGCGACGGTTTCCCGCCCAACGCCTTCTTCAGGGCGCTCGACCCGCGGCTGGAGCACATCGTCGATGAAAAGATGTCGCGGGACATCTCGCCGCTAGGGGCCAGGGCCGGCGGGCTGACCACCGAGGCCGCTGGCTGGACGGGTCTGCTGCCCGGCACGGCTGTGGCCGTGGCCAACGTCGATGCGCATGTGGCTGTGCCCGCCGCCACCGTCACCGAGCCGGGCCGCATGGTCATCATCATGGGCACCTCGAACTGCCACATGGTGCTGGGCGAAAATGAAGTGACCGTGCCGGGGATGTGCGGCGTGGTGCAGGATGGCATCATCGCCGGGCTGCCGGGCTTCGAAGCCGGGCAATCGTGCGTGGGCGACCATTTTGCCTGGTTCGTGGAGAACTGTGTGCCGGCCGCGTACGAACGCGAGGCTGCGGACCGCGAGCTTAACGTCCACGAGTTGTTAGAGGAAAAAGCCGCCAAATTGAAACCGGGCGAGAGTGGTCTGCTGGCCCTGGATTGGTGGAACGGCAATCGCAGCGTGCTGGTCGATGTCGATCTCACCGGCCTGTTGCTGGGCGCCACCCTGCTGACCAAGCCCGAAGAGATCTACCGGGCGCTGATCGAGGCCACCGCTTACGGCACGCGCATGATCCTGGAGACCTTCAAGGCCAACGGCGTGCCCGTGCATGAGATCATCGCCACCGGCGGGCTGCCCAATCGCAACCGCCTGCTGATGCAGATCTACGCCGATGTCTGCGGCATCCCCATCTACGTGGCCGAGGCCGAACAGATCGGCGCCCTTGGTTCGGCCATGCATGGGGCTGTGGCGGCCGGCCGGGCCGCGGGCGGCTACGACGACATCACCGAAGCGACGAAGAAAATGGCCCGGCTGCGCAAAGAGCACTACGAGCCGAACGCCGCCAACCATGCCACCTATGACCGTCTCTACGCCGAATACGCCACTTTGCACGACTATTTTGGCCGCGGCGCCAACGATGTGATGAAGCGGTTGAAGGCGTTGAAGGCGGAGATGAGGAAGTGA
- a CDS encoding M24 family metallopeptidase, with protein sequence MTEFDLKQARLQELLDRRGLDAILLSRVGNFAWATCGGASFVNTAASDGIASLLVTRHGRFLLTNTIEAPRLDAEERLKAQGWEFAVEPWWNAGDPVSRLAAGARLGSDWPYPGAVDVNADLSRLRALLTPEEGARFRETGALCAQALDAAIRQVRPGQSEYEISARLKAESERRGAQPIVSLIATDERIFSYRHPIPTAKKLDRYAMLVLCGRRQGLVCSLTRLVYFGRLPDELRRKAEATALVDATFIAATRPGATLAEVFAHGQAAYAAAGFADEWQLHHQGGPASYEPRDWVATPASTDVVAVGQAYAWNPSITGTKSEDTILVGESSNEVISAIPGWPMLSVFIDGQPWPRPAILEIRD encoded by the coding sequence ATGACCGAATTCGACCTCAAACAAGCTCGTCTTCAAGAACTGCTCGACCGTCGCGGCCTCGACGCCATCCTTCTCAGCCGGGTGGGCAACTTCGCCTGGGCCACCTGCGGCGGGGCGTCGTTTGTGAACACCGCCGCCAGCGATGGCATCGCCAGCCTGCTGGTCACTCGCCACGGCCGCTTTCTGCTCACGAACACCATCGAAGCCCCCCGCCTGGACGCCGAAGAGCGACTCAAGGCGCAGGGCTGGGAGTTCGCGGTCGAGCCGTGGTGGAACGCGGGCGACCCCGTTTCTCGGCTGGCCGCCGGCGCCCGGTTGGGGAGCGATTGGCCCTACCCTGGCGCCGTCGATGTCAACGCCGACCTGTCTCGCCTGCGCGCCCTGCTGACGCCGGAGGAGGGCGCGCGCTTCCGGGAAACCGGCGCCCTCTGCGCCCAGGCGCTGGACGCGGCCATCCGCCAGGTGCGCCCCGGCCAGTCGGAATACGAAATCAGCGCCCGGCTGAAGGCCGAGAGCGAGCGGCGGGGCGCCCAGCCCATCGTCAGCCTCATCGCCACCGACGAGCGCATCTTCTCCTACCGCCATCCCATCCCCACCGCCAAGAAGCTGGACCGTTATGCCATGCTGGTGTTGTGCGGGCGGCGGCAGGGGCTGGTGTGCTCGCTCACGCGGCTGGTCTATTTCGGCAGGCTGCCCGACGAACTACGACGCAAGGCCGAGGCAACGGCGCTGGTGGACGCGACCTTCATCGCCGCCACTCGGCCGGGCGCCACCCTGGCCGAGGTCTTTGCCCACGGCCAGGCAGCCTACGCCGCCGCCGGCTTCGCCGACGAGTGGCAATTGCACCACCAGGGCGGCCCCGCCAGCTACGAGCCGCGCGACTGGGTGGCCACGCCCGCCTCGACCGATGTCGTCGCCGTGGGCCAGGCCTACGCCTGGAACCCCTCCATCACCGGGACGAAGTCGGAAGACACCATCCTGGTGGGCGAGAGCAGCAACGAAGTGATCTCCGCCATCCCCGGCTGGCCGATGTTGAGCGTCTTCATCGATGGCCAACCCTGGCCGCGGCCGGCCATTTTGGAGATTAGAGATTAG